The genomic DNA TAAAAAACGACGACGAGTCGAATTTTTTGCGTGCGAACGGTTGTTACCAACCATTGGCTTCTTGCCAGTTACTTGGCATACTCTTGACATGTCAATCTTCTCCAAAACAATTTTTTAACGCTCGAGCATTAATGTGCCTCGTATGGCCGTCGCCCGAGGCACAAAGAGGGCGCATTTTATACACGATTGACCATATAAGATCAAGCAGTGTTTATACTATCCACCCTCGCTCAGCAAAGGAGACTATCTCCTGATCACCTACAACCATATGATCTAACAAAGAAACATCTATGGTTGCCAATGCATTTTTTATTCGCTCAGTTATTCGCCGATCAGCCTGACTTGGCTCTGCGATGCCAGACGGGTGATTGTGACACACTATTACTGCCGCTGCTTTTTTCTCCAAAACAAGGCTTACAACCTCGCGAGGATAAACAGAAGCGGAATCGATGGTGCCACGAAATAATTCTACAAATTGAATGACTCTATGTTGGGTATCCAACAATAGTAAGGCGAACACTTCATAGGATCGGTCGCCTAATTGTCTCATTAAATAGTCCCGAGTTAAATCAGGATTTGTCAAAATTTGCCCTCTTTGTAGATTTTCATGGGCAATTCGCTTAGAAATCTCGGCCGCGGCCTGTAATTGAGCGTATTTTACCGGTCCAACGCCAGCTAATTTACACACTTGGCTTTTCGATGCACTCAGCAAACTGCGCAAACCACCAAACTGACTGATCATCTCTCGGGCTAAATCCACCGCATTTTGCCCCGCCAGACCATTACGCAATAACACCGCAAGCAATTCTGCATCAGACAAATGTCCAGCGCCTTTGAGCAGTAACTTGTCTCGAGGTCCTTCTCCTTGAGGCCAATCTTTAATTCCCATGAATGTCCCTTATATTCAATGTGGCGATTTAATTGCACGCATTAACTCGACGCTATACCCGATGACCACACCCACAACGGCTGGTTATCTTTTTCAACAACAGAGTTCGAATTAATGACTACAGTATGGTTGATATTTTTGAGATTGGATCTGCGCCACTTGTCATAGGTTTGTGATATTGTTAGCCGTAATTAGATTTGAGTCGGATAATGTGCATCATGCTGACAAATAAAAAAGTATTACTCGGAATTGGTGGCGGCATTGCCGCCTATAAAAGCGCGGACCTTATTCGCCGTTTAAAAGAGCGTGGCGCGGATGTGCGAGTCATTATGACTCAAAGCGCCATGGCGTTTATCACCCCGTTAACCATACAAGCGCTTTCTGGCAACCCAGTGGCCTCTGACTTGCTTGATCCCGCAGCAGAAGCGGCTATGGGTCATATCGAACTCGCTCGTTGGGCTGAGGTGGTATTAATTGCTCCAGCAACAGCAAACATAATCGCGCGGATCAATGCCGGTATGGCTAATGACTTATTAACCACAACCTGCTTAGCCACCAGTGCGCCTGTCATTGTATGCCCAGCGATGAATCAACAGATGTACCAAAATATTGCCACCCAAGAGAACATGGCCAATTTAGTCCGTAAAGGCCTGATAATTTGGCACCCAGCATCGGGTAGCCAAGCCTGCGGTGAAGTCGGCCCCGGCAGAATGCAAGAGCCCGTGGTGATGGCAGAACAACTGGTACAATTTTTTGGTCCTAAAACACTTCAAGGTCATCAACTACTCATTACTGCCGGGCCAACGCGCGAAGCGATAGACCCTGTGCGTTATATTTCCAACCACAGCTCAGGGAAAATGGGTTTTGCCTTAGCCCAAGCCGCAGCAGAAATGGGCGCCAGCGTAACATTAGTGTCTGGTCCAGTTAACTTGGCAACCCCAGCAGGTGTGACTCGTATTAACGTTGATTCTGCACAGCAAATGCTTAACGCAGTGATGGAACAGGTTGAGCAGCATGATATTTTTATCGGCTGCGCCGCAGTAGCGGATTATCGAATTGCCGATATAGCAGAGCAGAAAATCAAAAAATCAGCCGACAAAATGCAGCTTGCACTAGTACGTAATCCTGATATCTTAGCCACGGTTGCCGAGCACACACCTCGACCTTTTACTGTCGGTTTTGCAGCAGAAACTAACGATGTGGAGCAATACGCTCGCGGTAAATTACAACGCAAAAAGCTCGATATGATTGCCGCTAACGATGTTTCTATTCAAGGCTTAGGCTTTAATGCCGATAGCAATGCACTACAGGTATTTTGGCAACACGGCAGCCAACAACTACCAGCAACAGACAAACTAACACTGGCGCGCCAATTACTCTCATTAATAGAAAAACAATTAAAAAAATCATGAAAACACCCATTGAACTAAAAATTCTCGACTCGCGTATTGGCAGTGAATTTCCATTGCCAGCCTACGCAACTCCCGGTAGCGCAGGCATGGACTTACGTGCCATGACCGACACCACTATGGTGATTGAACCTGGCCAAACGGTATTAATTCCAACGGGTATTGCCATTCATGTGGCCGACCCAAGCCTTGCCGCGGTTATCTTGCCACGCTCAGGTATGGGTCATAAACATGGCATCGTTTTGGGTAATTTAGTGGGCTTAATTGACTCCGATTACCAAGGACCATTAATGGTGTCATGTTGGAACCGAAGTGATAAACCATTCACGCTCGAAATAGGCGATCGTTTAGCCCAATTGATGTTTGTACCCGTGGTACAGGCAACATTTACCTTAGTGGATGAGTTTAATCGCTCAGATCGTGGAGAAGGCGGATTTGGTCACTCAGGAACCAAATAATCTTTTCTAGTCGTCACTGAGCCAAGGAACAGATAATGGCTGAAAGCCCTAAAATGAATCGTCGTGAGCATATTTTACAATGCTTAGCAAAAATGCTCGAAAGCAGCCCAGGCCAACGTATTACCACAGCTAAACTTGCTGCCGAAGTCGGTGTATCAGAAGCGGCACTGTATCGTCATTTCCCCAGTAAAGCGCGAATGTTCGAAGGCTTAATCGAGTTTATTGAAGACGCTATTTTGTCACGCCTCAATATCATCATGGACGAAGAAAAAGACACCATGGCCCGCTGCCAATTGGTACTGCAGCTGTTATTGGTGTTTTCTGAACGTAATCCTGGTATTTCACGCGTATTAAATGGCGATGCTCTGCTGGGTGAAAACGAACGTTTACGTAGCCGAATCGATGTGCTATTTGCCAAAATTGAAACCCAAATAAAACAAATTCTGCGCGAAAAAACTTTACGCGAAGGCGTAGGCTTTAACCTCGACGAAGCCGTTCTCGCCAACCTATTACTGGCCTTTGTAGAAGGGCGTATTTCACAGTTTGTTCGCAGCGAATTTAAACAAAAACCAACGCTCCACTTTGATGAGCAATGGACCTTTATTCAGCAGCAATTATTAAGAAGTTAATATCGCATAGATAAAGGATCTAGTTCGGTCCTTTTTCGGCCAATGCTACTGACTCTTCCTTTACCCTTAAACCGTATCAAATCGAATATTTATACCACATAAAAACAAAGTAAGAACGAAGTAAGATCGAATGATTAAACAAGGATGTCTCATGATTTTCACCAAATACCTAACCATTATGTTACTTGTCTGTGGTGGCCTATTCACCCATGCATTTGCTGCAGAAAGTCTTTCCACTGCACAGCTATTTAGCCGAGGGGCTGAATTTAGCAATGTAAAAATATCTCCAACAGGCGAATATATTAGTGCAATAACCAAGCACAATGGCAAAGACAAACTACTGATATTAAATGCTAAAACAAAACAAATACATCACGCGATATTTTTCCCTAGCAATGCCCAAGTGGGTGATTACGCTTGGGTAAATAATGAACGAATCGTCTTGCAAAAAGAATACTTAAAAGGTTGGAGTGACGTACCGCTGTATTATGGTGAGCTAATGGCTGTTAATGCCGATGGATCAAGAGCAACTTACCTTTTTGGTTTTAATAGCGGCGAGCAACAAACTGGCTCACATCTGAAAAAAAATACCCCGATAAGAGCAACTGCTTTTATTTTAGATCCCCTCCCCGATGACGACCGCTATATGCTCGTCAATGCAATCCCATGGAATGAGTCTAATTCTTTAAACTATGAATTATCACAAACTGTATACCGTGTAAATTTATACAAAGGGTTCCGCAGAAAAGTCACCACTTCGCCTATAGGTTACTCTCGATTTTTAACCGATCATGATGGTGAAGTACGCTTTGTTGTAGGCGAAGATGAAAACAACATAACAAAAGTATTTTATCGTCAAGACCGCGAATGGCTTAACACCGATAAGCTCAAACTCAATTTAGATGATTTCTACCCAATATCTTTTGCCGAAAATAAAAACAGTATTTATGCAGCTGCTCGGGTAAAAGGCGAAACCTTAGGGATTTATGAAATCAATCTAGAAACAGGTGAAAAAACACAAATTATTAAAGATGACAAAAGTGATCCCAGTAATTACTGGATAAACCAAACGACCAAAAAACTCTATGCAGTTGAATTTGAAAATGGTTATCCGTCTTACGCTTTCGTCAATCCAGAAGACAGTCATTCAAAATTGCTAAAACAGTTGCTCGCATCATTACCTGGCCATCAAGTTCGTATCGTTAGCGAAACTCGTCATTCAGAAAAACTCATCGTGGTGGCATTTAACGATCGGAATCCTGGTGATTATTATATATTTGATACCGAGGCGCTCACACTCCAACACTTAGCCTCTGCCAAGAAATGGCTCGACCCAGCGCGAATGTCAGAAGTGAAGCCAATTAGTTTTACCAGCCGAGACGGTAAAATAATTAACGGTTATTTAACATTACCTTATGGTAAAGAAGCGACAAACCTCCCTCTTGTGGTCAACCCCCATGGTGGTCCGCATGGAATAAGAGATGAATGGGGATTTAATACTCAAAACCAAATGCTAGCAAATCAAGGGATGGCGGTATTACAAGTCAATTTCCGTGGTTCAGGTGGTTTTGGACAAAATTTTGAACAAGCTGGATTCCAAAAATGGGGTTCAGAAGTACAATATGACATTCTCGACGCCACTCATTACGTCATTGAGCAAGGTTATGTAGATAAAAACCGTATCTGTATTTCTGGTGGTAGTTTTGGGGGTTATAGTGCATTGCAAAGCGCAATACTTGAACCAGATCTGTTCAAATGCGCTATCGGTTTTGCAGGGATTTATAATTTAGAGTTAATGTTCGATGAAGGAGATATTGCAAGTAGTGCTTCGGGAACTAGTTACCTTAAAAATGTTTTAGGTCAAAATAGTGAAGTACTAAGAGCGATGTCTCCCTCAGAGAATGTAGATAAGCTTAAAGCAAACTTGCTTCTAGTACATGGCGGTGACGATGAACGAGCGCCCATTGAACAGCTAGAATCATTAGAAAAAGCCCTTAAAGCACGTGATTATCCCTATGAAAAACTGGTGATGGATGATGAAGGCCATGGTTTCTACAATGATGACAATCGTGCCCAATATTATGAAAAAATGCTTCTATTCCTTAAAAAGAACCTAAACATTAAATCGTAATGAGCTAATAAATATTATTTCAACAAGCCGAGACTCAGTTAACGGGGGGGTCGGCTTTTTTGTGCCTGTTTTATGACTTTCAAGCAAATTCTACTGCGCAAAGAGGCCAATAAAATGGGTATTAACATAAATTAAAAGTCGTAATATACGTTCATATTCTACCTCATTTCAATGAATAAATAGTGAGTACGTATTGCTCTGATCACTTGAATTAAATACAATACCGTTACACTTTTAACATTTATTACACGGATTGTAGTCATGCTGCGTATTTTATATCTCACTTGCTGTTTGCTTATTCTTTTTACCTCTCACACTTTTGCTAGTCCTCAGATCAAAAATTTTAGTGCTGATTCCGAATTCTCTGAAGTCAAAATATCACCCGATGGTAAACACCTTGGCGTTATTTTAATTGAAGCTGAAAAGCGCACCCTATTAATCCTAAACCTTGAAACCATGAAGCCGACTAATGCAGTCAAATTTAGTGGTGATGAAGAAGTTGGTAGTTACTATTGGGTGAATAATGAGCGGATTGTATTACAAAAACTCTATAAGCACGCACAACGTGAGGTTTCTGATTATTACGGGGAGTTACTGGCGGTAAATTATGACGGCAGCAAATCTAAGTACCTGTTCGGTTATAATGGCGGTTCCTCAACTGGCACAAGCATTTCCAGTAATGAAACTATCCGAGCAAGCGCATTTGTCTTAGACACGTTAAAAGATGATGATAAATATATCTATGTTATGGCATATCCTTGGAATGGCCTTAACTATTCTTACACCCTTGTATACCGCGTCAATGTCTATTCCGGTAAACGCAAACGCCTTACCACGTCACCTATCGCCAATGCAGGTTTCCTGGTTGATAATAAAGAAGACGTTCGCTTTAGCTTTGCACGAGATAACAAAAACGATGATCAGCTCTTCTACTATGAAAATGGTGAATGGGTTGATGCTGAAAGAATTAAAGGCGGACTAACGGATTTCTACCCTATTTCGTTCACCGAAGACAACAAATCAATTTATGCTATTGCACATGGTGAAGGCGCTACTCAGGCGATTTATGAAGTAGAACTTGCAACGGCGAAACATAAAAAAATCATCCAACATGATGTTGTTGACCCATTTATAACTTGGATTAGCGAACAAACAAACTCACTCTACGCGGTAGAGTTTGAAAACGGTTACCCAGAATACCAATTTGTCGATACCGAAAGTGCTAAAGCCAAAGCATTGCAGCAGCTTATGGCAGCAATTCCTGATCATCGTATTCGTATCGTAAGCGAAACCATCGACGGTAACACACTCATCGTTGCGGCAATGAATGATAAAAATTCGGGTGACTACTATCTGTTTGATCGTAAAAAACTCAAACTCAAATTCCTGTTTGCTGGAAATGCAGCACTTGACCCAAGCGAGATGTCCGAAGTACGCCCCATCAGTTTCACAAATCGTGACGGTGTAACGATCCATGGTTATTTAACCCTTCCAAGTGGCATTAAAGATCATAAAAATATGCCACTTGTAGTTAACCCTCATGGTGGCCCGCACGGTCCACGCGACTTATGGGTATTTAATCCAGAAAATCAATTACTCGCACAAAATGGAATAGCGGTATTACAAGTTAACTTCCGAGGTTCAGGTGGATACGGTAAAGCGTTTGAGGAGTCAGGCTACCTCGCATGGGGAAGTAAAATTCAATATGACATTATCGACGCAACTCAATATGTTATTGACCAAGGTTATGTAGATAAAGATAGAGTGTGTATTTCTGGTGGTAGTTTTGGCGGATATTCAGCACTAATGAGCCCGATGTTAGCACCCGATATGTTCAAATGCGCCATTGGTGTTGCCGGAGTATACGACTTAGAACAAATGTATAACACAGGCGATATTCCAGACTCTTATGGTGGGGAAGCATTTTTAAAAGAAGTGCTAGGGACAAATACCCAACAACTACAGACAATGTCGCCAACCCACAATGTCAGCAAGCTCAAGGCCAAAGTGTTATTAATTCATGGTGAAGAAGATGAACGTGCACCCATAGAGCAATTTGAAGCAATGGAAAAAGCCTTAAATCAAGCCAATTACCCATTCCAAAAAGAAATCTGGGAAAAAGAAGGTCATGGCTTCTACAATGCCGAAAATCGCGCTAAATATTATGAAATAATGCTTAAATTCATCAAAGAGAATCTAAACGTTAAATAGTCATAGCCAAAGCGTTTACACCTCAAAAAGCCGATACCCGACTATAAGGGTCGGCTTTTTTATCGTCTACAGTGTTAATTTGCAACGAATCACGTTATTCTCCATTCCCCTTATGGCATAAGCGTCCTAAGGCTTTTTAAGATATACTTATCGCAGTATGACAGGGTTGTTGGAGGATATATGGCACTAAGTGAAGCCGCAATAAAAGTACAAGCCGCGCTGAAAGATCGTGGGCTAGAAACACCTATGTTGCCAAAAACCTCGACGCCAGAACAACGTAAGGTAAAAATTGAGCATCATATGAGAGAGATCCTGACATTAATGTCATTGGATTTATCAGATGACAGCTTAGTCGATACCCCTCGGCGTATTGCAAAAATGTATGTCGATGAAATATTCTCAGGCCTAGATTATGAAAACTTCCCCAAGATCACTGTTATCGAAAACAAAATGGGTGTCGATGAAATGGTGCGTGTGCAAGACATCAGTCTGACCAGTACCTGCGAGCATCACCTAGTGACCATTGATGGATTAGCCACAGTAGCCTACTTACCCCGCAGCAAAATTATTGGCTTATCGAAAATTAATCGTATCGTACGATTTTTTTCCCAACGCCCACAAGTGCAAGAGCGCTTAACCCAGCAAGTGTTAGTGGCACTGCAAACCCTACTTGAAACCAAAGACGTGGCGGTAAAAATGGATGCAGTACATTACTGCGTTAAATCACGTGGCGTGATGGATTCAACCAGCTCAACGACCACCACGGCATTGGGAGGCGTGTTTAAATCAAACCCTGCGACACGTGCCGAGTTTTTACATCTGGTAAAATAGGCTATGACTCAGTGTTATTGCCAATAAAAAAACGCAGCCGACTAACGCAGCCATCTAAGGCTGCGTTGTTGTTTAGGATGATTAATAGAAAAGATTAACAGAAAAGATTAAATCCCGTATTGCTCACGATAAGCGCTAACGGATGCTAACTCAGCTTCCATGCCCGGCTTTTCAGACAAGTAACAGATTAAATCAGCCAGCTTAATAATCGACACAATTTGGCAGCCAAAGTCGCGCTCAACTTCTTGGATCGCCGACAACTCACCCTGGCCTTTTTCTTGACGATCTAATGCAATCAATACACCGGCAAGCTGGGCATTATGGGCATTAATAATCTCCATCGACTCACGAATAGCGGTACCTGCAGTGATCACATCATCCACCAGCATCACTTTGCCTTTGAGCTCGCTGCCCACCAAACTGCCACCTTCGCCGTGGGTTTTGGCTTCTTTGCGGTTGAAGCAATAGGGAATGTCCACATCGTGATGATCGCACAAGGCAACGGCGGTGGTGGTCGCAATCGGAATACCTTTGTACGCAGGGCCAAATAACAAATCGAACTCAATACCCGAGTCCATTAACGCCGCGGCATAAAAACGGCCTAAACGTGCCAAGTCTTTACCCGTATTAAACAGTCCAGCATTAAAGAAGTACGGGCTAGTACGGCCAGATTTAAGGGTAAACTCACCAAAACGTAACACTTGGCGGGCTAAAGCAAACTCAATAAATTCGCGTTGATAGGCTTTCACGGTTAGTCCTCTATGATCAATTTTCAGGCTAAAAAAAGGACCGTAATCGGTCCTCATTTTTCAACTGCATATTAACTTAATGCGGCTTTTTGCACATCGACAATTTCGCGAATACTGTTTTTAGCTAACACTAACAACTCAAGCAACTCTTCATGGCTGAATGGCTCGCCTTCTGCAGTACCTTGAATTTCAATAATTTTACCGGTTTCGGTCATCACTACGTTCATATCAGTTTCTGCAGCGCTGTCTTCAATGTATTCTAAATCACTGATCGTTTCGCCTTTATAAATACCCACGCTCACAGCGGCAATTAAAAACTTAAGCGGGTTAGCTTTAATAATACCTTTGCCACGCGCCCAGTTAAGCGCATCAACCAATGCCACACACGCACCCGTAATGGCAGCAGTACGCGTACCACCATCAGCTTGAATAACATCACAATCGATAACGATGGTGTTTTCACCCAATAATTTCATATCAACCGCAGCACGTAATGCGCGGCCGATTAAACGTTGGATCTCTTGAGTACGGCCAGATTGCTTACCACGAGCGGCTTCACGGTCCATACGGCTATGAGTTGAACGCGGTAACATACCGTATTCAGCTGTTACCCAACCTTGACCCTGACCTTTAAGAAAACGCGGCACGCCTTCGGTAAAGCTGGCGGTACATAACACTTTTGTGTCGCCAAATTCGACTAAAACAGAGCCTTCAGCATGTGCAGTAAAAGAACGCGTAATAGTGATCGGGCGAGTTTGAGCAGGTGTACGGTTACTTGGGCGCATGAAAAGTCCTGTAGTCGATTTTAGATCATATTTGAGGGCGTATTATAGAGCTTCATGCCGTTAGATACTATGCCAAGCCAAAATCTATCGACTAATCCTTTAACCTAGTCACCTAAAACGGCTATAATAAACTCACATTCGCGTAATAATATAACAGGACATTTCATGATCCAAAGCATGACAGCCTACGCTCGTATCGAGCACAAAGCACAATGGGGTACCGCCTCATGGGAAATCCGCTCAGTCAACCAGCGCTACTTAGAAACCTACCTGCGCCTACCTGAGCAGTTTCGCAGCTTTGAACCTGTCTTACGCGATCGTCTACGTAAACGCCTCAACCGCGGCAAAGTAGAAGTTAATTTACGTTATGAACTCGTCGACAGCAGCAATAATGAATTGCAACTTAATCAAGACTTAGCCAAGCAATTGCTTAACGCTGCCAATTGGTTAAAACAAGAAGCCGGACAAGGCGAACTTAGCCTAACTGATGTGTTGCGTTGGCCTGGGGTTCTCTCCGCTGCTGAGCAAGATATGGACAGCATGGGTGCCGAGTTAATGACCGCGTTTGACAGCGCTGTCGATCAATTTATCGAAGCCCGCGGCCGCGAAGGCGAAGCCATTAAAGACATGCTACTGACCCGCTTAGACGGCGTAATGAAGCAAGTGACGATTGTGCGTGAACACATGCCAACCGTGATGCAGTACCAACGCGAAAAACTCACTAATCGCTTAGCAGACATCGTCGGCGAATTAGACTCTACCCGTGTAGAACAGGAAATGGTGTTATTGGCGCAAAAACAAGATGTCGCCGAAGAAATGGACCGTCTTGAAGCTCACGTCACCGAAGCCCGCCGTATCCTCAAAAAAGGTGGCAGCGAAGGCCGTCGTTTAGATTTTATGATGCAAGAGTTTAATCGCGAATCAAATACCTTAGCCTCAAAATCAATCAGCGCAGAAATCACTTCTGCCGCAGTAGAGTTAAAAGTATTGATTGAGCAAATGCGCGAGCAGATCCAAAACGTCGAATAAGCTTTCACCCTGCTCCCAAACGCTAAAAAATCCGTAATGACTTCTGTTATTAGGGATTTTTTGCTTTTACCGTTTGGTGTGTGACGGTTTGCTATTGAGTGAAAAAGGGAGACTAAAGTAGTGACTAAATTGATTAGTTACCACTTTTAAAAAACGCTAGTTCCCCATTTGAACTTAAGCTAATAAATATCAATGCCTATTATGTATAAATGTGCTAGAGCCCAAAGCACATCAGGCATTGAGCATTATAGTTAGGCCAATTCGCCCCATTTATTAGACAAGAAGATCGCCATCAACTACCCTCATATATGCCATTAAAGTAAACAGTATCTCGTTAAGCGCTGCTATTAATGGCAATGAAAAGATAACAAAGCAGGGGGCCGGAAAATGAAAAATATTTTTGTTTTTGCTGCGGACGAATTCAACCTTTCCCTAATGCGTTCGCTCGATTCTGCCCATGAATATTGTTTTCATGAGCTTTATCAATATTCAGAGGTAAAAACAGGAAAAGAATTTCCGGTCAAAACCTTGTATGAAGGCGCTCTAGCGCGACTCAAAAGCTATCCTGGCTCCGTAGATGCCATTGTCGGCTATTTGGATTTTCCCGTTAGCA from Shewanella psychromarinicola includes the following:
- the pyrE gene encoding orotate phosphoribosyltransferase; this encodes MKAYQREFIEFALARQVLRFGEFTLKSGRTSPYFFNAGLFNTGKDLARLGRFYAAALMDSGIEFDLLFGPAYKGIPIATTTAVALCDHHDVDIPYCFNRKEAKTHGEGGSLVGSELKGKVMLVDDVITAGTAIRESMEIINAHNAQLAGVLIALDRQEKGQGELSAIQEVERDFGCQIVSIIKLADLICYLSEKPGMEAELASVSAYREQYGI
- the radC gene encoding RadC family protein yields the protein MGIKDWPQGEGPRDKLLLKGAGHLSDAELLAVLLRNGLAGQNAVDLAREMISQFGGLRSLLSASKSQVCKLAGVGPVKYAQLQAAAEISKRIAHENLQRGQILTNPDLTRDYLMRQLGDRSYEVFALLLLDTQHRVIQFVELFRGTIDSASVYPREVVSLVLEKKAAAVIVCHNHPSGIAEPSQADRRITERIKNALATIDVSLLDHMVVGDQEIVSFAERGWIV
- the slmA gene encoding nucleoid occlusion factor SlmA — its product is MAESPKMNRREHILQCLAKMLESSPGQRITTAKLAAEVGVSEAALYRHFPSKARMFEGLIEFIEDAILSRLNIIMDEEKDTMARCQLVLQLLLVFSERNPGISRVLNGDALLGENERLRSRIDVLFAKIETQIKQILREKTLREGVGFNLDEAVLANLLLAFVEGRISQFVRSEFKQKPTLHFDEQWTFIQQQLLRS
- the folE gene encoding GTP cyclohydrolase I FolE, encoding MALSEAAIKVQAALKDRGLETPMLPKTSTPEQRKVKIEHHMREILTLMSLDLSDDSLVDTPRRIAKMYVDEIFSGLDYENFPKITVIENKMGVDEMVRVQDISLTSTCEHHLVTIDGLATVAYLPRSKIIGLSKINRIVRFFSQRPQVQERLTQQVLVALQTLLETKDVAVKMDAVHYCVKSRGVMDSTSSTTTTALGGVFKSNPATRAEFLHLVK
- the dut gene encoding dUTP diphosphatase; this translates as MKTPIELKILDSRIGSEFPLPAYATPGSAGMDLRAMTDTTMVIEPGQTVLIPTGIAIHVADPSLAAVILPRSGMGHKHGIVLGNLVGLIDSDYQGPLMVSCWNRSDKPFTLEIGDRLAQLMFVPVVQATFTLVDEFNRSDRGEGGFGHSGTK
- a CDS encoding alpha/beta hydrolase family protein, translated to MLLVCGGLFTHAFAAESLSTAQLFSRGAEFSNVKISPTGEYISAITKHNGKDKLLILNAKTKQIHHAIFFPSNAQVGDYAWVNNERIVLQKEYLKGWSDVPLYYGELMAVNADGSRATYLFGFNSGEQQTGSHLKKNTPIRATAFILDPLPDDDRYMLVNAIPWNESNSLNYELSQTVYRVNLYKGFRRKVTTSPIGYSRFLTDHDGEVRFVVGEDENNITKVFYRQDREWLNTDKLKLNLDDFYPISFAENKNSIYAAARVKGETLGIYEINLETGEKTQIIKDDKSDPSNYWINQTTKKLYAVEFENGYPSYAFVNPEDSHSKLLKQLLASLPGHQVRIVSETRHSEKLIVVAFNDRNPGDYYIFDTEALTLQHLASAKKWLDPARMSEVKPISFTSRDGKIINGYLTLPYGKEATNLPLVVNPHGGPHGIRDEWGFNTQNQMLANQGMAVLQVNFRGSGGFGQNFEQAGFQKWGSEVQYDILDATHYVIEQGYVDKNRICISGGSFGGYSALQSAILEPDLFKCAIGFAGIYNLELMFDEGDIASSASGTSYLKNVLGQNSEVLRAMSPSENVDKLKANLLLVHGGDDERAPIEQLESLEKALKARDYPYEKLVMDDEGHGFYNDDNRAQYYEKMLLFLKKNLNIKS
- the coaBC gene encoding bifunctional phosphopantothenoylcysteine decarboxylase/phosphopantothenate--cysteine ligase CoaBC, yielding MMLTNKKVLLGIGGGIAAYKSADLIRRLKERGADVRVIMTQSAMAFITPLTIQALSGNPVASDLLDPAAEAAMGHIELARWAEVVLIAPATANIIARINAGMANDLLTTTCLATSAPVIVCPAMNQQMYQNIATQENMANLVRKGLIIWHPASGSQACGEVGPGRMQEPVVMAEQLVQFFGPKTLQGHQLLITAGPTREAIDPVRYISNHSSGKMGFALAQAAAEMGASVTLVSGPVNLATPAGVTRINVDSAQQMLNAVMEQVEQHDIFIGCAAVADYRIADIAEQKIKKSADKMQLALVRNPDILATVAEHTPRPFTVGFAAETNDVEQYARGKLQRKKLDMIAANDVSIQGLGFNADSNALQVFWQHGSQQLPATDKLTLARQLLSLIEKQLKKS
- a CDS encoding alpha/beta hydrolase family protein, producing MLRILYLTCCLLILFTSHTFASPQIKNFSADSEFSEVKISPDGKHLGVILIEAEKRTLLILNLETMKPTNAVKFSGDEEVGSYYWVNNERIVLQKLYKHAQREVSDYYGELLAVNYDGSKSKYLFGYNGGSSTGTSISSNETIRASAFVLDTLKDDDKYIYVMAYPWNGLNYSYTLVYRVNVYSGKRKRLTTSPIANAGFLVDNKEDVRFSFARDNKNDDQLFYYENGEWVDAERIKGGLTDFYPISFTEDNKSIYAIAHGEGATQAIYEVELATAKHKKIIQHDVVDPFITWISEQTNSLYAVEFENGYPEYQFVDTESAKAKALQQLMAAIPDHRIRIVSETIDGNTLIVAAMNDKNSGDYYLFDRKKLKLKFLFAGNAALDPSEMSEVRPISFTNRDGVTIHGYLTLPSGIKDHKNMPLVVNPHGGPHGPRDLWVFNPENQLLAQNGIAVLQVNFRGSGGYGKAFEESGYLAWGSKIQYDIIDATQYVIDQGYVDKDRVCISGGSFGGYSALMSPMLAPDMFKCAIGVAGVYDLEQMYNTGDIPDSYGGEAFLKEVLGTNTQQLQTMSPTHNVSKLKAKVLLIHGEEDERAPIEQFEAMEKALNQANYPFQKEIWEKEGHGFYNAENRAKYYEIMLKFIKENLNVK
- a CDS encoding YicC/YloC family endoribonuclease; protein product: MIQSMTAYARIEHKAQWGTASWEIRSVNQRYLETYLRLPEQFRSFEPVLRDRLRKRLNRGKVEVNLRYELVDSSNNELQLNQDLAKQLLNAANWLKQEAGQGELSLTDVLRWPGVLSAAEQDMDSMGAELMTAFDSAVDQFIEARGREGEAIKDMLLTRLDGVMKQVTIVREHMPTVMQYQREKLTNRLADIVGELDSTRVEQEMVLLAQKQDVAEEMDRLEAHVTEARRILKKGGSEGRRLDFMMQEFNRESNTLASKSISAEITSAAVELKVLIEQMREQIQNVE
- the rph gene encoding ribonuclease PH, with translation MRPSNRTPAQTRPITITRSFTAHAEGSVLVEFGDTKVLCTASFTEGVPRFLKGQGQGWVTAEYGMLPRSTHSRMDREAARGKQSGRTQEIQRLIGRALRAAVDMKLLGENTIVIDCDVIQADGGTRTAAITGACVALVDALNWARGKGIIKANPLKFLIAAVSVGIYKGETISDLEYIEDSAAETDMNVVMTETGKIIEIQGTAEGEPFSHEELLELLVLAKNSIREIVDVQKAALS